A single window of Anomaloglossus baeobatrachus isolate aAnoBae1 chromosome 5, aAnoBae1.hap1, whole genome shotgun sequence DNA harbors:
- the CIMIP1 gene encoding ciliary microtubule inner protein 1 isoform X2: MIDFTYRFHWKAHVKKEQETTKMWPDNWGFLTASYNEPRTESAMKAKEVAQRIKVPDHMKVRTVTPLDQYIKVGQSPAIPQTTQGLIGWRSTVSALQLERYGRTRHLKGDFCKNMNWPAEGIA, encoded by the exons GAAAGCACAtgtgaaaaaagagcaagaaaccaCCAAGATGTGGCCCGATAACTGGGGCTTCCTGACTGCATCCTACAATGAG CCAAGAACCGAATCTGCCATGAAAGCAAAAGAGGTGGCACAGAGAATAAAAGTACCAGACCACATGAAGGTTCGGACGGTGACCCCACTGGACCAGTATATAAAG GTTGGCCAATCTCCTGCCATTCCTCAAACAACGCAAGGTCTGATAGGCTGGAGATCCACCGTCTCTGCCCTGCAACTGGAACGGTATGGCAGAACACGCCACCTCAAGGGCGATTTTTGCAAGAATATGAACTGGCCGGCCGAAGGAATCGCCTAA